The Candidatus Binatus sp. DNA window AGTCTGACGCCGCTGCTGACGGAAGTGGCGCGCGAACTCGATTGCCTGCCGCTGGTGTTCCTCGCGCTGCTGCTGCACGACATCGGGAAGGGCCACGGCCACGACCATCATGAGCGCGGCGCGAATCTCACGACGGGAGTCTCGCGGCGGCTCGGTCTCGACACCGAAGAAATCGATCTGGTCGTGTTTTTGGTGCGCAATCATCTGATGATGTCGCAGGTCGCGCAAAAGGGCGACCTCGACGATCAAACGACGGTCGCGGAATTCGCGCGGCAGGTCGGCTCAATCGATCGGTTGAAAGCGCTCTACCTGCTCACGTATGCCGACATGCGGGCGGTCGCGCCGAAGGTTTACAACAACTGGCGCGACATGCTGCTAAGCGATCTTTATATGCGGGCGCTCAAGGTGCTCGAGCAGGGCGATCGCGAGGCGGTCGATCCGGCGCGGCGGCTGGCGATTGTGAAAGCCGCGGTGCGCGAGAACCTGATCGCGGCCAGCGCTCCGGCTACCGACGTGCAGTCGTTCCTCGACGAGATGCCGGATCGCTATTTTTTCACAGTGCCGGAGGGCGATATCCCGCTGCATTTCGAGCTGATGCGCGCGCTGGACGAGCGCCCGCTGATCACTCGCATCCACCATTTCCCGGCGCTCGAATTCAGCGAGTTCATCGTCGTGACGGCCGATCAGCCGGGCTTGTTTTCGATGATCGCGGGGGCGCTCACCGCCAACAATCTGAATATCCTGTCGGCGCGAATCACGACCCGCAACACCGGCGTAGCGATTGACGTTTTCCGCGTCTCGCATCTGATGGGCGCCAGTTCGATGGCGATGGAGGACGACCGCTGGCGGCGCGTCGAGCGCGACCTCGAGCAGGTTATCACTGGCCAGCAGGACATCGCGGCGCTGGTCACGGCAGCGAACCAGGTGCAGTCGGCGGGCCGCAGGTTCACGCGCCACGTGGCGACCGAGGTGACGGTGGACAATCGCAGTTCCGAGCAGTTCACCGTGATCGACGTGTTCACGCAGGATCGCATCGGGCTGCTGTTCGCGATCACGCACACGTTGTTCAAGCTCGGATTGCGGATTCACCTCGCGCGCATCTCGACCAACGCCGACCAGGCGCTGGACGTTTTCTACGTGAGCGATCGCGACGGCAACAAGATCACCGGGATCGGGCGGATGCGCGAACTTCGAACGCAGCTGGTCGAAAAAATCGATCGTAACCCGAGCGCCGGAGCCGCAGCATGAACGCCGTGGGCTGGGACGACCTCATCGATCGGCATCTGGCGCGCCAGGCAGTCGAGCGGGGCTTAAGTCCGCATTCGATGGAAGCGTACGGGCGCGATCTGCGTGATTTTCAGAATTGGTGCCGCGCAAAAAATCTGCATCCTGAGCAACTGGACGCCGCTGCGTTGACGAAGTATCTCGAAGCGCTGGCGGATCGCGGACTCGCGGTCAGTTCGCAGCGTCGGCATCTGGCGAGTATTCGCGGACTCGCGCGCGAACTGGTCGATGAAAAAATCATCGAGCGCGATCCGGCGCCGGCGATAAAATTGCGGCCGCATCCACGCAAGCTCCCGCGGACATTGTCGCTCGCCGACGTCGCAAATCTGATCGACGCGATCGACGTGACGACCGCGCGTGGCGCGCGCGATCGCGCGATGCTCGAGCTGGCGTACGGCTGCGGGCTCCGCGTTTCAGAGCTGGTGGGCCTTCAACTTCAGCAGGTGAATCTGAGTGCGGGCGTACTGGTGGTATTCGGCAAGGGGAGCAAGGAGCGGATGGTGCCGATGGGCGGTGCGGCGATGCGCGCGCTCAAGCAATGGCTTGAGCGGCGCGACGAGATCGTGAATCCGTCGAAAGTCGAGCGTCGCGCAAAAAAGGTGCTGCCGAAGCGCGTAA harbors:
- a CDS encoding site-specific tyrosine recombinase, with amino-acid sequence MNAVGWDDLIDRHLARQAVERGLSPHSMEAYGRDLRDFQNWCRAKNLHPEQLDAAALTKYLEALADRGLAVSSQRRHLASIRGLARELVDEKIIERDPAPAIKLRPHPRKLPRTLSLADVANLIDAIDVTTARGARDRAMLELAYGCGLRVSELVGLQLQQVNLSAGVLVVFGKGSKERMVPMGGAAMRALKQWLERRDEIVNPSKVERRAKKVLPKRVTAVFVTRLGRAMTRQGFFKALKGWAAADPRTSWISPHTLRHCFATHLIEGGADLRAVQEMLGHSDISTTQIYTHLSKSHLRKVHRTFHPRATRTSTREGTIA